One Micromonospora sp. WMMD812 genomic window carries:
- a CDS encoding dihydrofolate reductase family protein, whose amino-acid sequence MTATYTFDVFSSLDGFGAAGGNWTGYWGKQGPELLDHRLAVYGEEQRMVFGANTYRVFARMLASSTAESEVRDPWVTRMRNLPATVVSTTLEGPLDWPDGTVARGDAVDVVARLKEESDAPLRSHGSLSLNRSLLAAGLVDRVQVTLFPVITGQTGLDPIFQGAADFDLELIESRTLDGNIQELIYRPTLHV is encoded by the coding sequence ATGACCGCCACCTACACCTTCGACGTCTTTTCCAGCCTCGACGGCTTCGGCGCAGCCGGCGGCAACTGGACCGGCTACTGGGGCAAGCAGGGCCCCGAGCTGCTCGACCACCGCCTCGCCGTATACGGCGAGGAGCAGCGGATGGTGTTCGGGGCCAACACGTATCGGGTGTTCGCGCGGATGCTGGCGTCGAGCACCGCGGAGTCCGAGGTGCGTGACCCATGGGTCACCCGGATGAGGAACCTGCCGGCGACGGTGGTGTCGACCACGCTGGAAGGACCCCTCGACTGGCCGGACGGCACCGTCGCGCGCGGTGACGCCGTCGACGTCGTCGCTCGGCTCAAGGAGGAGTCCGACGCGCCGTTGCGCTCGCACGGCAGCCTGTCGTTGAACCGGTCACTGCTGGCCGCCGGTCTGGTCGACCGCGTCCAGGTGACGCTCTTCCCTGTGATCACCGGTCAGACCGGGTTGGACCCCATCTTCCAGGGTGCGGCCGACTTCGACCTCGAGCTGATCGAGAGCCGGACCCTCGACGGCAACATCCAAGAGCTCATCTACCGGCCCACCCTGCATGTCTGA
- a CDS encoding serine hydrolase gives MTLVSVDQHGLARIVREFAARWTSDAADIGTYLAAQVSDTSHREVVGPLLAALGASGVVRVGDREVAAWGDPDVPEMAFSVTKSVVSVVAGLAFDDGLLVPDQPVHQVVDVPEFHGPHNERITWRHLLQQSSQWEGELWGKPTSVDAQSFREGTEVHGTAPGKGWAYNDVRMNLLAYALTLLFRRSLPDVLRERVMDPMGASDRWSWHGYRTSTVEIDGHSVEVVSGGAHWGGGLFVPARDLALIGQLFLDRGTCRGTRLLSTEWIDQSWAPCPVKPEYGYLWWLNDEQIPWPGAPATGRSARGNGGRHLLWVDPARELVLASHWTEEPLDLIHSVSSTVTRAG, from the coding sequence ATGACTCTTGTGTCGGTGGATCAGCACGGTCTGGCGCGGATCGTCAGGGAGTTCGCTGCCCGGTGGACGAGTGATGCCGCCGACATCGGGACCTACCTGGCAGCACAGGTCTCCGACACGAGCCACCGAGAGGTTGTCGGCCCGTTGCTCGCCGCACTTGGGGCCAGTGGCGTTGTTCGGGTCGGGGATCGGGAGGTCGCGGCGTGGGGCGACCCGGACGTCCCTGAGATGGCGTTCAGCGTTACCAAATCGGTCGTGTCCGTCGTGGCCGGCCTCGCCTTCGACGACGGGCTGTTGGTGCCGGACCAACCGGTCCACCAGGTCGTCGACGTTCCTGAGTTCCACGGGCCGCACAACGAGCGGATCACGTGGCGTCATCTGCTGCAGCAGTCGAGCCAATGGGAGGGCGAGCTCTGGGGCAAGCCGACGAGCGTTGACGCGCAGAGCTTCCGCGAGGGAACAGAGGTGCACGGCACGGCCCCCGGCAAGGGGTGGGCCTACAACGACGTACGGATGAACCTCCTCGCCTACGCGCTGACGCTTCTGTTCCGCAGGTCGTTGCCGGACGTGCTGCGAGAGCGGGTCATGGACCCGATGGGCGCCTCCGACCGGTGGTCGTGGCACGGTTACCGAACGAGCACCGTAGAGATCGACGGCCACTCCGTCGAGGTGGTCTCTGGCGGCGCGCACTGGGGCGGGGGCCTGTTCGTCCCCGCCCGGGACCTGGCCCTGATCGGGCAGCTTTTCCTTGACCGAGGGACCTGTCGCGGCACACGACTGCTGAGCACCGAATGGATTGACCAGTCCTGGGCCCCGTGCCCGGTCAAACCCGAATACGGCTATCTATGGTGGCTCAACGACGAGCAGATCCCGTGGCCCGGGGCGCCGGCGACCGGCCGCAGCGCCCGCGGCAACGGCGGACGGCACCTGCTGTGGGTCGATCCGGCGCGTGAGCTCGTCCTCGCCTCCCACTGGACCGAAGAACCGCTCGACCTGATCCACAGCGTCTCCAGCACGGTTACGCGCGCCGGCTGA
- a CDS encoding PhzF family phenazine biosynthesis isomerase produces MEILRYAAFTADPAGGNPAGVVLDATGVSDTEMLRVAANIGYSETAFLVPRGSGRFEVRYFSPKAEVPFCGHATIASAAAYAERHGPGVLHLDTRAGLVEVSTTVQSDGTTTATLISVAPRTRPIAASDLTALLEALGWAPGDLDATMPPRVAFAGAWHPIVATASRQRLANLDYDMNALSRLMARHDWTTVDLVCRESPHVFYARNPFPPGGVVEDPATGAAAAAFGGYLRELGLVTPPVTVTVHQGEDMGRPSVLKIGIPAQPRTGIAVTGTAVALAR; encoded by the coding sequence ATGGAGATCCTGCGTTACGCCGCGTTCACCGCCGATCCGGCGGGCGGCAATCCGGCCGGTGTCGTACTCGACGCCACCGGGGTCAGCGACACCGAGATGCTGCGTGTGGCGGCTAACATCGGATACTCCGAAACGGCGTTCCTCGTGCCCCGTGGCAGTGGGCGCTTCGAGGTGCGCTATTTCAGCCCGAAGGCGGAAGTGCCCTTTTGCGGTCACGCGACCATCGCGTCGGCAGCCGCCTACGCCGAGCGGCACGGACCGGGCGTCCTGCACCTCGACACCCGCGCCGGCCTGGTCGAGGTTTCCACCACCGTGCAGTCGGACGGCACGACCACCGCCACGCTGATCAGCGTCGCACCGCGGACCCGACCCATCGCGGCCAGCGACCTTACGGCACTGCTCGAGGCCCTGGGCTGGGCGCCGGGCGACCTCGACGCGACGATGCCGCCGCGAGTCGCCTTCGCCGGCGCTTGGCATCCCATCGTGGCCACCGCCAGCCGGCAGCGGCTCGCGAACCTGGACTACGACATGAACGCGCTGTCCAGGTTGATGGCCCGGCACGACTGGACCACCGTCGACCTGGTCTGCCGCGAGTCTCCGCACGTGTTCTACGCGCGTAACCCCTTCCCGCCGGGCGGCGTCGTCGAGGACCCCGCGACTGGCGCCGCGGCTGCGGCTTTCGGCGGCTACCTACGCGAACTAGGGCTGGTGACGCCGCCCGTGACCGTCACCGTGCACCAGGGCGAGGACATGGGCCGCCCGAGCGTCCTGAAGATCGGGATCCCCGCACAACCGCGAACCGGCATCGCGGTGACCGGAACCGCCGTCGCCCTCGCCCGATGA
- a CDS encoding S8 family serine peptidase — translation MSARPGPGREHVTFAMTQGDSRVRVVPSDAVSLLAAGRLDPRLFDVTGLLESGYDRTDHLPLIVTGGQGATATTTRRGIAAMSGLSEVRDLPVVRGVAVRQARGTSVASWRALTGGSPGARSLRPGVEKVWLDGLRKPTLDVSVPQIGAPAAWQAGYTGTGSTVAVLDSGVDDTHPDLVGQVVGRQNFTEDLEPGSDLSGHGTHVAATIAGTGAASAGTFKGVAPGAKLLDGKVCIVDGCADSWIIAGMTWAAAEQHADVVNLSLSGPDDPDVVDPVEEAVQTLSDQHGTLFVIAAGNTDGGIVEGEISSPGTVPAALTVGAVDDADALAGFSRRGPGPQDALKPDITAPGVGITAARGKDATRVPGKPGEQHTTLSGTSMATPHVAGAAALLAQHHPEWSGQQLKAALMATARPTPGTGVYGQGAGRVDAARAVGQAVTTSPASISFGLQLWPHTDDPVLTHEVTYHNAGSADVTLSLRLNTFNADDTPSPDGMFTVSAESITVPAGGEATVSVTADTRTAGLDGYAGGWLTATAGDLVVRTPIAVHKEVESYDVTLQHLNRAGSSPDVSETRLWQNDSDRLPYGTGHLVGAEGDSVTVRVPKGVYTLVSSSSTFSTNPKGSGGAADEHLLLAQPVLKVDRAQTVVLDGRLSRPISITVPHPSAQAASVGMRAVGRRGKYTAATTLFGATFEGLYTARVGPDVPNQDFTVSFGGQWAEPKSDGTFDDSPYAYLLNFSERGRMVTGYDRQVADRDLARVRVHFAHANPSASIGIRQVHGGPAFPASMQFHLPFTRTEYYSRNPDGWLGAFSEASDDGGLTSVTANSYATYEPGRTYQEVWNKGVFGPAVPPPFLFEGATRTGDTMLVDVPLFSDGAGRAGDSMTETFAAALFRDGAKIGETDQPRFQSFDVPAADARYRLALRANRDPRLELSTTTQIAWEFRSGHVDGTTRAPLPLWTVRFAPKLDRHNTAPANRTVAVPVFATPQPGSPAGRLTNLAVEVSYDDGASWKRTPVKSGHADVMHPNGVGFISLRASATDDAGNTVEQTTIRAYRYGS, via the coding sequence GTGTCGGCGAGGCCTGGGCCCGGCCGGGAGCATGTCACCTTCGCGATGACCCAGGGCGACAGTCGGGTACGGGTGGTCCCGAGCGACGCGGTGTCACTGTTGGCGGCCGGGCGGCTGGATCCGCGGCTGTTCGATGTCACGGGACTGCTGGAGTCCGGGTACGACCGCACCGATCACCTGCCCCTGATCGTGACCGGCGGCCAGGGCGCTACGGCCACCACGACGCGCCGCGGCATCGCCGCAATGAGCGGGCTGAGCGAGGTGCGCGACTTGCCGGTGGTCCGTGGCGTGGCGGTACGCCAGGCACGGGGCACATCGGTCGCGTCGTGGCGCGCCCTGACCGGGGGGAGTCCGGGGGCGCGATCGCTCCGTCCGGGCGTGGAGAAGGTGTGGTTGGACGGACTGCGTAAACCCACCCTCGACGTGAGCGTGCCGCAGATCGGCGCCCCGGCGGCCTGGCAGGCCGGATACACGGGGACGGGCAGCACCGTGGCGGTGCTGGACTCGGGTGTCGACGACACCCACCCGGACCTGGTCGGGCAGGTGGTCGGCCGGCAGAACTTCACCGAGGACCTTGAACCCGGCAGCGACCTGTCGGGACATGGCACGCACGTCGCCGCGACCATCGCCGGCACGGGCGCCGCCTCGGCCGGGACGTTCAAGGGCGTGGCGCCCGGAGCGAAGCTGCTGGATGGCAAGGTGTGCATCGTCGACGGGTGCGCCGATTCGTGGATCATCGCCGGGATGACGTGGGCGGCCGCGGAACAACACGCCGACGTGGTCAACCTCAGCCTCAGCGGTCCGGACGACCCGGACGTGGTGGATCCGGTCGAGGAGGCGGTGCAGACTCTGTCCGACCAGCACGGCACCCTGTTCGTCATCGCCGCGGGGAACACCGACGGTGGCATCGTCGAGGGGGAGATCTCCTCGCCCGGGACCGTACCCGCCGCCCTCACCGTCGGCGCGGTCGATGACGCTGACGCGCTTGCGGGCTTCTCTCGTCGGGGCCCCGGTCCACAGGACGCGTTGAAGCCGGACATCACCGCACCCGGCGTGGGCATCACGGCAGCACGGGGCAAGGACGCGACCAGGGTTCCCGGCAAGCCGGGCGAGCAGCACACCACGCTGTCCGGAACGTCGATGGCTACCCCGCACGTGGCGGGCGCCGCGGCGCTCCTGGCGCAGCACCACCCCGAATGGTCGGGGCAGCAACTCAAGGCGGCATTGATGGCCACGGCCCGACCCACCCCCGGGACCGGTGTGTACGGTCAGGGCGCCGGGCGGGTCGACGCAGCCAGAGCGGTCGGGCAGGCCGTCACCACCAGCCCGGCGAGTATCAGCTTCGGTCTGCAGCTGTGGCCCCACACCGACGACCCGGTTCTGACTCATGAGGTGACCTATCACAACGCCGGGTCGGCGGATGTGACGCTCAGCCTCCGCCTGAACACCTTCAACGCAGACGACACCCCCTCGCCGGATGGGATGTTCACCGTCAGCGCCGAATCGATCACCGTGCCGGCGGGCGGTGAGGCGACCGTGTCGGTGACCGCCGACACGCGCACTGCGGGCCTCGACGGGTACGCCGGTGGCTGGCTCACCGCCACGGCCGGCGACCTCGTAGTGCGGACACCGATTGCGGTGCACAAGGAGGTCGAAAGCTACGACGTCACGTTGCAGCACCTGAACCGGGCCGGCTCATCGCCGGACGTGTCCGAGACCCGGCTGTGGCAGAACGACAGCGACCGGCTGCCGTACGGCACCGGGCACCTGGTCGGCGCGGAAGGCGACAGTGTTACCGTGCGGGTGCCCAAGGGCGTTTACACGCTCGTCAGCTCGTCGAGCACGTTCAGCACCAACCCCAAGGGGAGCGGTGGCGCTGCCGACGAGCATCTCCTACTCGCCCAGCCGGTGCTCAAGGTGGACCGAGCGCAGACCGTCGTTCTCGACGGCCGGCTGTCTCGACCGATATCGATCACCGTGCCTCACCCGAGCGCGCAGGCGGCAAGTGTGGGGATGCGAGCGGTCGGCAGGCGTGGGAAATACACCGCCGCCACGACTCTGTTCGGGGCCACGTTCGAGGGCCTGTACACGGCCCGCGTCGGACCCGACGTCCCCAACCAGGACTTCACCGTGAGCTTCGGCGGGCAGTGGGCCGAGCCGAAATCGGACGGCACCTTCGACGACAGTCCCTACGCGTACCTGCTGAACTTCTCCGAACGTGGCCGGATGGTGACCGGCTACGACCGACAGGTCGCCGACCGTGACCTCGCGCGGGTGCGGGTCCACTTCGCCCACGCCAACCCGAGCGCCTCGATCGGCATCAGGCAGGTCCACGGCGGGCCTGCTTTCCCCGCGTCCATGCAGTTCCACCTACCGTTCACGCGCACCGAGTACTACAGCCGCAACCCGGACGGTTGGTTGGGGGCCTTCTCGGAGGCTTCCGACGACGGTGGCCTGACCAGTGTCACGGCCAACTCGTACGCCACCTACGAACCCGGCCGCACCTACCAGGAGGTGTGGAACAAGGGGGTCTTCGGCCCGGCCGTTCCGCCGCCGTTCCTCTTCGAGGGTGCCACCCGTACCGGCGACACGATGCTCGTCGACGTACCCCTGTTCAGCGACGGCGCCGGCCGGGCCGGGGACAGCATGACCGAGACCTTCGCCGCCGCCCTGTTCAGAGACGGCGCCAAGATCGGCGAAACAGACCAGCCGCGTTTCCAGTCGTTCGACGTGCCGGCCGCCGACGCACGCTACCGGCTCGCGCTACGCGCCAACCGCGACCCGCGGCTCGAACTGTCCACGACTACACAGATCGCCTGGGAGTTCCGCTCCGGCCACGTCGACGGCACTACCCGCGCGCCGCTCCCGCTCTGGACAGTCCGCTTCGCTCCGAAACTCGACCGCCACAACACCGCACCGGCAAACCGCACCGTCGCGGTGCCGGTATTCGCCACCCCGCAGCCAGGCTCACCCGCCGGTCGACTCACCAACCTCGCCGTCGAGGTCTCCTACGACGACGGCGCCAGTTGGAAACGCACGCCGGTCAAGTCCGGCCACGCGGACGTGATGCACCCCAACGGCGTTGGCTTCATCTCGCTACGAGCGAGCGCGACCGACGACGCCGGAAACACCGTCGAGCAAACCACCATCCGCGCCTACCGCTACGGCTCATGA